The following are encoded together in the Salvia hispanica cultivar TCC Black 2014 chromosome 6, UniMelb_Shisp_WGS_1.0, whole genome shotgun sequence genome:
- the LOC125194649 gene encoding uncharacterized protein LOC125194649, with the protein MDWFNSDQRQMDDFVNSQNWQVPPTPDPDATPSPGPPTNVDMESPVSTDEYDISDMEPAPRRGKGKVADEDGPKKYSPQETMWLAKNYVDVSEDAVIGNQQSGKAFWQRIADKYNAGRPEGSFERTYVKLRKHWGRVQKEINKWNGKWTNVVRMWPSGHNEMDLVDKAKLVEKSPKYTGGAEAAAKRTKVAAGHYTSSEGGPPIDLNVTDDDFFLSSPGTESRPMGTKAAKRKAKGKATASYSAMPPPPPNPSLDKISDFMSDMSITLRMGQLTELTSRDTSRMSEYELELHREMIEYLRAQMKKK; encoded by the exons ATGGATTGGTTTAACAGCGACCAACGCCAAATGGACGATTTCGTGAACTCCCAGAACTGGCAAGTGCCACCGACACCCGATCCAGATGCAACACCTAGTCCCGGGCCGCCTACCAATGTAGACATGGAATCGCCGGTTAGCACTGATGAGTACGATATCAGCGATATGGAGCCAGCTCCACGgaggggcaagggcaaggttGCCGATGAGGATGGGCCGAAGAAGTACAGTCCGCAGGAGACAATGTGGCTGGCCAAGAACTACGTCGACGTTTCCGAGGACGCTGTGATCGGCAACCAGCAAAGCGGCAAAGCGTTCTGGCAGCGGATTGCGGATAAGTACAACGCTGGTCGACCCGAAGGCTCGTTCGAGCGTACCTACGTGAAGCTACGCAAGCATTGGGGTCGGGTGCAGAAGGAGATTAACAAGTGGAATGGCAAGTGGACTAACGTAGTCCGGATGTGGCCGAGCGGGCACAACGAGATGGACCTTGTGGACAAGGCCAAG CTTGTCGAAAAGAGCCCGAAGTACACTGGTGGGGCTGAAGCGGCGGCGAAGAGAACCAAAGTCGCCGCCGGACACTACACTTCAAGCGAAGGAGGTCCGCCAATCGACCTCAACGTGACAGACGATGACTTCTTCCTCTCATCTCCTGGTACTGAAAGCCGTCCGATGGGCACAAAGGCGGCAAAGAGGAAAGCAAAGGGGAAGGCAACTGCGAGCTACTCCGCtatgccgccgccgccacccaaTCCTTCCTTGGACAAGATATCAGACTTTATGTCGGATATGAGTATTACGTTGCGTATGGGCCAGCTGACGGAGTTGACATCGAGGGATACCTCGAGAATGTCGGAGTACGAGCTCGAATTGCACCGTGAGATGATCGAATACCTTCGCgcacaaatgaagaaaaagtag
- the LOC125193728 gene encoding protein NRT1/ PTR FAMILY 3.1-like isoform X1 → MEKFEVEKHKNEDSPDFNGKKKKQLGGIRTMPFILANEICDKFAAAGFHANMITYLTQVLNLPLVKASNTLTNFSGTSSFTPLVGAFIADSFAGRFWTIIVGSIIYLLGMVAITVSAVMPQLRPPPCPSQENCQEASSKQLSILYLALLLTSLGTGGIRPCVMTFAADQLEMSKEKTESRSWNFFNWYYFCMATASLLAATVVVYIQEHVSWGWGLGIPTAAMAISLIAFLLGSSMYRKIKPGGSPYVRVVQVITAAIKKRRVPVPPPTTLYENRHLDAPISTDGRLLHSNQLKWLDRAAVVVGSESESTSKPNLWRLATVHRVEEVKSMIRLLPIWGAGILHVASHSHLGSFTIVQARSMNRHLSPSFEIPPASMSIFSTLTVLSCLPLYERLFVPLARRFTANPTGLTCLQRMGVGFGINILATIVSALIEMKRKAAAADHNLLDKPTAIIPITVFWLVPQYCLHGLAEVFMSVAHMEFLYDQSPESMRSSAAALFWIAIAIGSYTGTLMVSLVHKYTAESGNWLPDRNLNRGKLDYYYWLATGIQVINIIYFVTCAYFYKYKPLQQLTDEGQQLDVESADDNKPFPTPTPPSHV, encoded by the exons ATGGAGAAGTTTGAGGTGGAGAAGCACAAAAATGAAGACAGCCCAGATTTCAatggcaagaagaagaagcagctCGGAGGCATTAGGACAATGCCATTCATCCTAG CAAATGaaatatgtgacaaatttGCTGCTGCTGGCTTTCATGCCAATATGATCACTTACCTAACTCAGGTGCTCAACCTGCCTCTTGTCAAGGCTTCCAACACCCTCACCAATTTCAGCGGCACGTCGAGCTTCACGCCCCTCGTGGGCGCTTTCATAGCCGACTCCTTCGCAGGCCGCTTTTGGACCATCATCGTCGGCTCCATCATCTACTTGCTG GGAATGGTTGCAATTACAGTATCAGCAGTGATGCCTCAGCTCAGACCACCACCATGTCCAAGCCAGGAGAATTGCCAGGAAGCCTCAAGCAAACAGCTCTCGATCCTCTACCTCGCGCTACTCCTAACATCGCTAGGGACGGGTGGCATTAGGCCGTGTGTGATGACATTTGCAGCAGATCAGCTGGAGATGAGCAAAGAGAAAACAGAGTCTAGAAGCTGGAACTTCTTCAACTGGTACTATTTCTGCATGGCAACGGCCTCTCTGCTCGCTGCAACAGTCGTCGTCTACATCCAAGAACACGTCAGCTGGGGCTGGGGGCTCGGAATCCCAACAGCAGCAATGGCAATATCCCTCATAGCATTCCTATTAGGCTCCTCAATGTACAGGAAAATCAAGCCAGGAGGGAGCCCCTATGTCCGAGTGGTACAAGTCATCACAGCAGCCATCAAGAAACGACGCGTCCCTGTCCCTCCCCCAACCACCCTCTACGAGAACAGACACCTCGACGCTCCCATCTCCACCGATGGGAGGCTCCTCCACTCCAATCAACTCAA ATGGCTAGATCGCGCGGCCGTAGTGGTGGGATCAGAATCAGAATCAACATCAAAACCAAACCTATGGAGGCTAGCAACAGTCCACAGAGTTGAAGAGGTGAAAAGCATGATCAGGCTCCTCCCAATCTGGGGTGCAGGGATACTACACGTGGCCTCGCATTCCCATCTTGGAAGCTTCACAATCGTGCAAGCTCGAAGCATGAACCGCCATCTGTCACCCTCATTCGAAATCCCACCAGCAAGCATGTCCATCTTCAGCACCCTCACAGTCCTCTCCTGCCTCCCCCTCTACGAGCGCCTCTTTGTGCCCCTGGCCCGACGTTTCACAGCCAACCCCACCGGCCTAACCTGCCTGCAGCGGATGGGGGTGGGCTTCGGGATCAACATCCTCGCCACCATCGTCTCTGCACTGatagaaatgaagagaaaagcagcagcagcagatCACAACCTCTTAGACAAACCAACTGCAATAATCCCCATCACAGTTTTCTGGCTAGTCCCGCAGTATTGCCTGCACGGATTGGCCGAGGTGTTCATGTCCGTTGCCCACATGGAGTTTCTCTACGACCAGTCACCCGAGAGCATGAGGAGCTCTGCAGCAGCCCTGTTTTGGATCGCCATCGCGATCGGGAGCTACACGGGCACCCTCATGGTGTCGCTGGTGCACAAATACACCGCGGAATCGGGGAACTGGCTGCCTGATAGGAATCTCAACCGTGGGAAGCTAGACTACTATTACTGGCTTGCCACCGGAATTCAAGTCATAAACATCATATACTTTGTAACATGTGCTTACTTCTATAAGTATAAACCCTTGCAACAGCTCACTGATGAAGGGCAACAACTAGATGTTGAATCTGCTGATGATAACAAGCCATTCCCAACTCCAACTCCTCCTAGCCATGTTTAA
- the LOC125193728 gene encoding protein NRT1/ PTR FAMILY 3.1-like isoform X2, which translates to MVAITVSAVMPQLRPPPCPSQENCQEASSKQLSILYLALLLTSLGTGGIRPCVMTFAADQLEMSKEKTESRSWNFFNWYYFCMATASLLAATVVVYIQEHVSWGWGLGIPTAAMAISLIAFLLGSSMYRKIKPGGSPYVRVVQVITAAIKKRRVPVPPPTTLYENRHLDAPISTDGRLLHSNQLKWLDRAAVVVGSESESTSKPNLWRLATVHRVEEVKSMIRLLPIWGAGILHVASHSHLGSFTIVQARSMNRHLSPSFEIPPASMSIFSTLTVLSCLPLYERLFVPLARRFTANPTGLTCLQRMGVGFGINILATIVSALIEMKRKAAAADHNLLDKPTAIIPITVFWLVPQYCLHGLAEVFMSVAHMEFLYDQSPESMRSSAAALFWIAIAIGSYTGTLMVSLVHKYTAESGNWLPDRNLNRGKLDYYYWLATGIQVINIIYFVTCAYFYKYKPLQQLTDEGQQLDVESADDNKPFPTPTPPSHV; encoded by the exons ATGGTTGCAATTACAGTATCAGCAGTGATGCCTCAGCTCAGACCACCACCATGTCCAAGCCAGGAGAATTGCCAGGAAGCCTCAAGCAAACAGCTCTCGATCCTCTACCTCGCGCTACTCCTAACATCGCTAGGGACGGGTGGCATTAGGCCGTGTGTGATGACATTTGCAGCAGATCAGCTGGAGATGAGCAAAGAGAAAACAGAGTCTAGAAGCTGGAACTTCTTCAACTGGTACTATTTCTGCATGGCAACGGCCTCTCTGCTCGCTGCAACAGTCGTCGTCTACATCCAAGAACACGTCAGCTGGGGCTGGGGGCTCGGAATCCCAACAGCAGCAATGGCAATATCCCTCATAGCATTCCTATTAGGCTCCTCAATGTACAGGAAAATCAAGCCAGGAGGGAGCCCCTATGTCCGAGTGGTACAAGTCATCACAGCAGCCATCAAGAAACGACGCGTCCCTGTCCCTCCCCCAACCACCCTCTACGAGAACAGACACCTCGACGCTCCCATCTCCACCGATGGGAGGCTCCTCCACTCCAATCAACTCAA ATGGCTAGATCGCGCGGCCGTAGTGGTGGGATCAGAATCAGAATCAACATCAAAACCAAACCTATGGAGGCTAGCAACAGTCCACAGAGTTGAAGAGGTGAAAAGCATGATCAGGCTCCTCCCAATCTGGGGTGCAGGGATACTACACGTGGCCTCGCATTCCCATCTTGGAAGCTTCACAATCGTGCAAGCTCGAAGCATGAACCGCCATCTGTCACCCTCATTCGAAATCCCACCAGCAAGCATGTCCATCTTCAGCACCCTCACAGTCCTCTCCTGCCTCCCCCTCTACGAGCGCCTCTTTGTGCCCCTGGCCCGACGTTTCACAGCCAACCCCACCGGCCTAACCTGCCTGCAGCGGATGGGGGTGGGCTTCGGGATCAACATCCTCGCCACCATCGTCTCTGCACTGatagaaatgaagagaaaagcagcagcagcagatCACAACCTCTTAGACAAACCAACTGCAATAATCCCCATCACAGTTTTCTGGCTAGTCCCGCAGTATTGCCTGCACGGATTGGCCGAGGTGTTCATGTCCGTTGCCCACATGGAGTTTCTCTACGACCAGTCACCCGAGAGCATGAGGAGCTCTGCAGCAGCCCTGTTTTGGATCGCCATCGCGATCGGGAGCTACACGGGCACCCTCATGGTGTCGCTGGTGCACAAATACACCGCGGAATCGGGGAACTGGCTGCCTGATAGGAATCTCAACCGTGGGAAGCTAGACTACTATTACTGGCTTGCCACCGGAATTCAAGTCATAAACATCATATACTTTGTAACATGTGCTTACTTCTATAAGTATAAACCCTTGCAACAGCTCACTGATGAAGGGCAACAACTAGATGTTGAATCTGCTGATGATAACAAGCCATTCCCAACTCCAACTCCTCCTAGCCATGTTTAA
- the LOC125193729 gene encoding cytochrome P450 94B3-like, with translation MAIISLLPILLLSLLSLHLFLRRKSNKTAPHGYKLYPLVGTLPDFILNRHRFYDWNAETLARCPTNTSVFRRPGKVHGVITANPQIVEHMLRTNFDNYPKGPRFISLLQDFLGAGIFNADDHLWIMQRKTASYEFNTKSLRNFAMDNVAAELHNRLIPILKSAAETNATIDLQDVLERFAFDNVCKLAFNTDPACLGGDATAGAEFMRAFETAANLSSGRFLYAVPRSYLIKKFLNLGSEKKLREAIATVHEFADQIIEARIKKRNEEKIEDEDLLSRFIDKSDNISGEFLRDVVISFILAGRDTTSAALSWLFWLLSSRPDVEAKILNELESIRRESGKSIGDVYSYEELRRMHYLQAAISESMRLYPPVPIDTRNCKNEDVLPDGTLIGKDWFMSYSAYAMGRMESIWGKDCLEYRPERWMENGVCKQESPFKYPVFHGGPRICLGRELAYIQMKSIAASVLERFQIRVLLEKGTCSPQYLLSLTLKMNGGLQAKINHRLP, from the coding sequence ATGGCGATCATCTCTCTTCTACCCAtccttctcctctctctccttTCTCTCCACCTCTTCCTCCGTCGCAAATCCAACAAAACCGCCCCTCACGGCTACAAGCTCTACCCCCTCGTCGGAACCCTCCCGGATTTCATCCTCAACCGCCACCGCTTCTACGACTGGAACGCCGAAACCCTAGCCCGCTGCCCCACCAACACCTCCGTCTTCCGCCGCCCTGGCAAGGTCCACGGCGTCATCACCGCCAACCCCCAAATCGTCGAGCACATGCTCAGAACCAACTTCGACAACTATCCAAAAGGCCCCCGCTTCATCTCCCTCCTCCAGGACTTCCTCGGCGCCGGCATCTTCAACGCCGACGACCACCTCTGGATAATGCAGCGCAAGACCGCCAGCTACGAATTCAACACCAAATCCCTCCGCAACTTCGCCATGGACAACGTCGCCGCCGAGCTCCACAATCGCCTCATTCCAATCCTCAAATCCGCCGCCGAAACTAACGCGACGATAGATTTGCAAGACGTTCTCGAGCGATTCGCCTTCGATAACGTCTGCAAGCTCGCCTTCAACACCGATCCCGCCTGCCTCGGCGGAGACGCCACCGCCGGCGCCGAATTCATGCGCGCGTTCGAGACCGCCGCGAATCTCAGCTCCGGCAGATTCCTCTACGCCGTGCCGCGATCCTACCTAATCAAAAAATTCCTCAATCTCGGATCGGAGAAGAAGCTGCGAGAAGCAATCGCAACAGTGCACGAATTCGCCGATCAAATAATCGAAGCGAGGATTAAAAAGAGAAACGAGGAGAAAATCGAAGACGAAGACCTGCTATCGAGATTCATAGACAAGAGCGACAACATCTCCGGCGAGTTTCTGCGAGACGTCGTGATAAGCTTCATCCTCGCCGGCCGCGACACGACTTCAGCGGCTCTGTCATGGCTCTTCTGGCTGCTGTCGTCGCGGCCAGACGTGGAGGCGAAGATTCTGAACGAATTGGAGAGCATCCGCCGCGAGAGCGGGAAATCGATCGGAGACGTGTACAGCTACGAGGAGCTGCGGCGGATGCATTATCTGCAGGCGGCGATATCGGAGTCGATGAGGCTGTACCCGCCGGTGCCGATCGACACGAGGAACTGCAAAAACGAGGACGTATTGCCGGACGGGACGTTGATCGGGAAGGATTGGTTCATGTCGTATTCGGCTTATGCGATGGGGAGAATGGAGAGCATTTGGGGGAAGGATTGTTTGGAGTATCGGCCGGAGCGGTGGATGGAAAACGGAGTTTGCAAGCAGGAAAGCCCGTTTAAGTACCCGGTGTTTCACGGGGGCCCGAGAATATGCCTCGGCAGAGAATTGGCCTACATTCAGATGAAATCCATTGCTGCTTCTGTTTTGGAGAGGTTTCAAATAAGAGTGTTGTTGGAGAAGGGGACTTGTTCCCCTCAGTATTTGCTCTCTTTGACGCTCAAGATGAATGGCGGATTGCAAGCCAAGATTAACCACAGACTTCCTTAA